Part of the Candidatus Omnitrophota bacterium genome, AACCGTTATGGTGGTTGGCTTTGTCAATGCAGGGCTTATGACTTTGATGCAGGCGCTAGGAGTAATATTCGGGGCAAATATAGGTACCACAGTAACTGCGCAATTAGTCGCTTTTAAGCTTACAGAGTATGCTTTACCGATAATCGGCTTAGGTATGTTTATGCTTTTTGTGGCAAAAAAGAAGTCGCATAAACATATAGGCGAGTTCCTGCTTGGTTTTGGTATTCTTTTTCTTGGCTTGAATATCCTCACCGGAGTTATAAAACCTTTAAGTAACTCCGATGTTTTTAATCATATTCTTCTTACATTCAGCGCAAGCCCTTTGTTGGGTATCCTTGCGGGTGCGGCAGTGACTGCAATATTACAGAGCAGTTCAGTTACCACAGGTATGGTTTTAGGCTTAGCTATGGCCAACCTTATTGACCTTAAGGCTGCCATTCCTTTAATCCTAGGTTGTAATATAGGCACCTGCGTTACCGCCTTACTTGCCTCAATCGGGGCTAATATTTCAGCAAAGAGGGCTGCTCTGGCGCATATTATGTTTAATGTGATAGGCGTTTTAATATTTTTTCCTTTTTTAGGCTTGTTTACCGGGATAGTAATGCGCACTTCCGGAGAAATACCCAGGCAGATAGCCAATGCGCACACGTTATTTAATGTGATTAACACGTTTATTTTCTTACCCTTTGTGCCGCTGTATGCTAAATTTCTGACAAATGTAATTAAAGGTGAAGAAGAGGAGGAGATAGAATATTTACCGAAATACCTGGAGAAACATTTATTGCATACTCCCCCGATCGCTATTGAGGCAGCCACAAAAGAAATCGTAAGGACTTTA contains:
- a CDS encoding Na/Pi cotransporter family protein encodes the protein MVKEIIFGVVGGLGLFIYGIWQMSEGLHKASGERMRRILHNFTGSPIKGVLVGAGITSLVQSSSATTVMVVGFVNAGLMTLMQALGVIFGANIGTTVTAQLVAFKLTEYALPIIGLGMFMLFVAKKKSHKHIGEFLLGFGILFLGLNILTGVIKPLSNSDVFNHILLTFSASPLLGILAGAAVTAILQSSSVTTGMVLGLAMANLIDLKAAIPLILGCNIGTCVTALLASIGANISAKRAALAHIMFNVIGVLIFFPFLGLFTGIVMRTSGEIPRQIANAHTLFNVINTFIFLPFVPLYAKFLTNVIKGEEEEEIEYLPKYLEKHLLHTPPIAIEAATKEIVRTLQLTQKMVSSSMKNFFTPDEKSLARVAKREEAVDALREGITNYLVELMQRELSEEESKKIPPLIHVINDVERIGDHAENLMQLARQKMDSSLSFSGMANEELRGMHVDLDEMINCSVRALSANSTDEARRVLEQECKINSLRDGLKSNHVKRLERGQCNVLSGVVFLDTISNLEKIGDHLNNVAQAVMEGL